The following are encoded in a window of Haliotis asinina isolate JCU_RB_2024 chromosome 14, JCU_Hal_asi_v2, whole genome shotgun sequence genomic DNA:
- the LOC137261862 gene encoding BTB/POZ domain-containing protein 6-like: MLEAEDSCDVTFRVGSSGQVIKAHRYVLISRSSVFHAMFTGSLAEKSDVSVPDIEPSVFNKFLLYIYTDNTSVDAHNVTALLYASRKYAINALESQCLDFLEENLDVDNACVILDAAHRFDQRLLFQKAFTLIMKNGVKSLQSAGFLSLRQVLVDQIVGSDDLAAEEHVGFNAVNNWAEAECGRQGREVTPDTKRSVLGESLLKVRFPLLKETFMAKEVKAVGLLTDLERLKILENIICPCNDVTPFNTKRRQRTTPHSVTRFSREGSDCWIVDGERSDAISFQSSQNLMLCGYRLYGPKGETVPTTYSVTTYFGNEDNVRHSMVQGRLKYTVNTEVFDVMFAEPVVMTARVWYTLVAIIKGRDTIKGQGGQKRSLGSAGVSFNFRQSQHSNSGTSVEEGQIPSLLYHIT; encoded by the exons ATGTTAGAAGCGGAAGATTCGTGTGACGTCACTTTCAGAGTAGGAAGTTCGGGTCAAGTTATCAAGGCCCACCGTTACGTCCTCATCAGCAGAAGCAGTGTGTTCCACGCCATGTTTACTGGGTCTCTGGCGGAGAAATCCGATGTCAGTGTTCCGGATATAGAGCCCAGCGTTTTCAACAAGTTTCTCTT atacatttacacagacAACACAAGTGTTGATGCTCACAACGTAACAGCTCTACTGTACGCCTCCAGAAAATATGCCATCAATGCCTTGGAATCCCAATGTCTGGATTTTCTGGAAGAAAACCTCGACGTTGATAATGCATGTGTAATTCTAGATGCTGCTCATCGTTTTGATCAACGCTTGCTATTTCAAAAGGCTTTCACCTTGATTATGAAAAACGGTGTCAAGTCACTTCAGTCAGCTGGCTTCCTGTCACTCAGGCAAGTGTTGGTTGATCAGATCGTGGGGTCAGATGATCTGGCGGCCGAGGAGCACGTGGGTTTTAATGCTGTCAACAACTGGGCAGAGGCCGAGTGTGGACGCcagggaagggaggtaactcccgACACCAAACGATCAGTTCTTGGCGAATCGTTACTGAAAGTTCGATTTCCTCTTTTGAAGGAAACGTTTATGGCGAAGGAGGTCAAAGCTGTTGGTCTCCTAACAGATCTTGAACGACTTAAGATCTTGGAAAATATAATATGCCCTTGCAATGATGTGACACCCTTCAACACCAAGCGAAGACAAAGAACAACCCCGCACTCCGTAACACGGTTTTCAAGAGAAGGTAGTGACTGCTGGATTGTTGACGGAGAAAGGAGCGATGCCATTTCCTTTCAGAGCAGCCAAAACTTGATGCTCTGTGGTTACAGACTGTATGGGCCAAAAGGTGAGACTGTACCAACTACCTACTCTGTCACCACCTACTTTGGAAACGAGGATAATGTTCGCCATAGCATGGTTCAAGGTAGACTTAAATACACTGTGAACACTGAAGTTTTTGATGTGATGTTTGCGGAGCCTGTTGTCATGACAGCCAGAGTGTGGTATACTCTTGTAGCTATAATAAAGGGCAGAGACACTATTAAGGGACAAGGTGGACAGAAACGATCGTTAGGCTCTGCTGGTGTTAGTTTCAACTTTAGACAATCACAGCACAGCAACAGTGGCACTAGTGTCGAAGAAGGACAGATTCCATCTCTTCTATATCATATTACTTGA